One Olsenella sp. oral taxon 807 DNA segment encodes these proteins:
- a CDS encoding helix-turn-helix transcriptional regulator yields MGRKILKVSDIATLKALSNPVRMRILGLLRNGGKRTVGQISAQTGIAPGSASYHLQKLEEVGLVRRADRGKGDHRQSWWETSPAVIEPDLDEGETSGLETEVAIRRASAQSYADAYGRYLGNYGTIPKEWHDSEIGFDSILRLTPSELDVLRAELDDVLSSWQERFRNRSEGDGSEQVLVIVSGFVWNP; encoded by the coding sequence ATGGGGCGGAAAATTCTGAAGGTTTCGGACATTGCGACGCTCAAGGCCTTGTCCAACCCCGTCCGCATGAGGATCCTTGGGCTCTTGAGGAACGGGGGCAAGAGGACTGTAGGGCAGATATCAGCGCAGACTGGTATCGCCCCGGGCAGCGCCAGCTACCATCTCCAAAAGCTTGAGGAAGTGGGGCTGGTAAGGCGCGCGGACCGTGGCAAGGGCGACCACAGGCAGAGCTGGTGGGAGACGTCGCCGGCCGTGATAGAGCCTGATTTGGACGAGGGCGAAACGTCTGGCCTAGAGACCGAGGTTGCCATCAGAAGGGCGTCGGCGCAATCGTATGCTGATGCATATGGACGTTACCTTGGTAACTATGGGACGATTCCCAAAGAGTGGCATGATAGCGAGATCGGATTCGACTCGATCCTTAGGCTCACCCCGTCAGAGCTCGACGTCCTACGGGCGGAGCTCGATGACGTCCTCAGTTCATGGCAGGAGAGGTTCCGCAATCGCTCTGAAGGAGACGGGAGCGAGCAGGTACTTGTGATAGTCAGCGGCTTTGTCTGGAACCCGTAG
- a CDS encoding response regulator transcription factor gives MDRVLIIDDDRELCALVQRALVAAGVDADCCHSGQSGLLRMEGRDYQLVILDVMMPGFDGFDTLEKIRARSCVPVLMLTAKGDGASKVRGLRAGADDYLPKPFDLEELSARVLALIRRYTCLNRGLGGGESPIRFSGLSIDPDARVVQTAGGPIELPPKEFDLLLLLARNQGRVLTKQRIYEEVWGEPYAYDDSTIMAIVSRLRKKIEPDQSHPSYIQTVRGVGYRFSREA, from the coding sequence ATGGACAGAGTCCTGATCATAGACGACGACAGAGAGCTCTGCGCCCTGGTGCAAAGGGCACTGGTCGCGGCGGGGGTGGACGCTGACTGCTGTCATTCGGGCCAATCCGGCCTTTTGCGCATGGAGGGCAGGGACTACCAGCTCGTGATCCTCGACGTCATGATGCCGGGCTTTGACGGGTTCGACACCCTAGAGAAGATCCGCGCGAGAAGCTGCGTCCCTGTGCTGATGCTGACGGCAAAGGGAGACGGCGCCTCCAAGGTGAGGGGACTGCGTGCCGGAGCTGATGACTACCTGCCCAAGCCCTTCGACCTAGAGGAGCTTTCGGCCCGCGTCCTCGCCTTGATCCGTCGCTACACCTGCCTCAATCGTGGACTGGGGGGCGGCGAGTCGCCGATTCGCTTCTCGGGCCTCTCCATCGATCCCGACGCGCGTGTCGTCCAGACGGCGGGCGGCCCCATCGAGCTTCCCCCGAAGGAATTCGACCTGCTGCTGCTTCTCGCAAGAAACCAGGGAAGGGTCCTGACCAAGCAGCGGATATACGAGGAGGTCTGGGGTGAGCCATACGCCTACGACGACAGCACCATCATGGCCATCGTCAGCCGCCTGAGGAAGAAGATCGAGCCTGACCAGAGTCACCCCTCCTATATCCAGACCGTGAGAGGCGTCGGCTACCGCTTTAGCAGGGAGGCATGA
- a CDS encoding DNA starvation/stationary phase protection protein: MKKELVQQVNSYVANLGVVYIKTHNLHWNVFGLQFKAVHEYLEALYDAYTDNMDEAAELLAQNGETPAASYKEFLELATIDDVPAKAWAVKDAIQTALDDMTALKKQALEIRDACEDEDFAVANTMEDQVAAYNKEIWFMRSMLK, translated from the coding sequence ATGAAGAAGGAACTCGTTCAGCAAGTCAATTCCTACGTCGCCAACCTTGGCGTGGTGTACATCAAGACCCACAACCTCCACTGGAACGTCTTTGGCCTGCAGTTCAAGGCAGTCCACGAGTACCTCGAGGCGCTCTACGACGCCTACACCGACAACATGGACGAGGCCGCCGAGCTGCTCGCCCAGAACGGCGAGACCCCCGCCGCGAGCTACAAGGAGTTCCTGGAGCTCGCGACCATCGATGACGTTCCCGCCAAGGCTTGGGCCGTCAAGGATGCCATCCAAACCGCTCTCGACGACATGACCGCGCTCAAGAAGCAGGCCCTTGAGATTCGTGATGCCTGCGAGGACGAGGACTTTGCTGTTGCCAACACCATGGAAGACCAGGTCGCTGCCTACAACAAGGAGATCTGGTTCATGAGGTCTATGCTTAAGTAG
- a CDS encoding ABC transporter ATP-binding protein, producing MSDCIIETKDLTKRYGTQASVANLNIHVRRGRIYGLLGRNGAGKTTTMRMMLGLTRPTSGEVRVFDLPLEGNKRQILSRVGSLIEEPGFYPNLTGTENLRIFATLRGIPNAHAIEDALGLVGLLHNDKKLFSQYSLGMKQRLAIALAVMHDPELLILDEPTNGLDPIGIAEIRSYIRSLCDERGKTILLSSHIISEVALLADDIGIIDQGTLLEEQSLADLEQASGKNVHFVVSDAAQAARILEEAFGEERFSVEDDHSLRLYNLDLPVAAVVSAYVRGGLEVCEAHTCEESLEDHFKRITRGEGVA from the coding sequence ATGTCGGATTGCATCATAGAGACAAAAGACCTTACAAAGCGCTACGGGACGCAGGCGAGCGTGGCGAACTTGAACATTCACGTAAGAAGAGGGCGCATCTATGGTCTGCTGGGGAGAAACGGTGCGGGCAAGACGACCACGATGAGGATGATGCTGGGGCTGACACGTCCCACGTCTGGCGAGGTGAGGGTGTTCGACCTGCCGCTAGAGGGCAACAAGCGGCAGATCCTTTCTCGGGTCGGCAGCCTCATCGAGGAGCCCGGCTTCTACCCGAACCTGACGGGAACGGAGAACCTCCGTATCTTCGCGACGCTGCGGGGCATCCCCAACGCGCACGCGATAGAGGACGCCCTGGGTCTTGTCGGCCTGCTCCACAATGACAAGAAGCTGTTCTCCCAATACTCCCTCGGCATGAAGCAGCGGCTCGCCATCGCCCTGGCCGTGATGCACGATCCTGAGCTCTTGATCTTGGATGAGCCGACCAACGGGCTCGACCCCATAGGGATAGCCGAGATCCGCTCCTACATTCGAAGCCTCTGCGACGAGCGCGGCAAGACCATCCTGCTCTCCAGTCACATCATCTCCGAGGTCGCACTCCTCGCGGACGACATCGGCATCATCGACCAGGGCACGCTGCTCGAGGAGCAGAGCCTTGCGGACCTTGAGCAAGCCAGTGGAAAGAACGTCCACTTCGTCGTCTCGGATGCCGCTCAGGCGGCCAGGATCTTGGAGGAGGCCTTCGGTGAAGAGCGCTTCTCCGTGGAGGATGACCACAGCCTCAGGCTCTACAACCTCGATCTGCCCGTGGCTGCCGTCGTGTCTGCGTACGTGCGAGGGGGCTTGGAGGTCTGCGAGGCCCACACCTGCGAAGAGAGTCTTGAGGATCACTTCAAGCGCATAACTCGAGGTGAGGGAGTTGCTTAG
- a CDS encoding RNA-binding domain-containing protein gives MFGQEELWRYREGNRLEFKEAQGGLPRSFWETYSSFANTQGGLIVLGAAEKSDGTMRAIGIANLEALRRDLWGSLNNEQKVSTNLLLDSDITQESIDGKSLLLVYVPRADRTLRPVYINDNPKRGSFRRNGDGDYHCTAEELRAMARDSAEGATDKLVLTAIDLGALSAETIGAYRNVFAGYRPDHPWTRLGNEEFLLRLGAVGRSAEDGMVHPTRAGLLMFGEAWRITDEYPNYFLDCRRQESRRRWDDRISSDDGEWSGNVYDFYRRASPMLARELPVPFELDAAMHRVSDTPQHKALREGLVNALVHADYYGRTGVVVIRRPGNVTFSNPGGLRLAADVIEGGGVSDPRNPTLFKMFNLIGLGEKAGSGFDVLRYAARYASVAGPLLEELGEPDRVRLTVHVSLTGGIGNDGDAVGGVGSHVGNVGDDVGGSVGDVGGPERRPSDTEAVVLAEIRANPKASAKDIAAKIQRSDRQVERAQRSLREAKVIERVGGTRGHWKINPSSGGNL, from the coding sequence ATGTTTGGGCAAGAGGAGCTTTGGCGATACCGCGAGGGCAACAGACTCGAGTTCAAGGAGGCGCAAGGCGGCCTCCCCAGGAGCTTCTGGGAGACCTACTCCTCCTTCGCCAATACCCAAGGAGGTCTCATTGTCCTTGGTGCCGCCGAGAAGAGCGATGGCACCATGAGGGCCATCGGCATCGCGAACCTTGAGGCGCTCAGGCGCGATCTCTGGGGTAGCCTCAACAACGAGCAGAAAGTGAGCACGAACCTCTTGCTTGACTCCGACATCACGCAAGAGTCCATCGATGGGAAGTCTCTGCTGCTCGTTTACGTGCCACGTGCCGATCGCACGCTACGACCCGTCTACATCAATGACAACCCCAAGCGCGGCAGCTTTAGGCGCAACGGGGACGGCGACTACCACTGCACGGCCGAGGAGTTGCGAGCGATGGCACGTGACAGCGCTGAGGGAGCAACGGACAAGCTGGTACTGACCGCCATTGACCTCGGCGCGCTGAGCGCGGAGACGATCGGCGCGTATCGCAACGTGTTCGCTGGCTACCGCCCTGACCATCCCTGGACGCGCCTGGGAAACGAGGAGTTCCTGCTGCGCCTGGGGGCCGTGGGGAGGTCTGCTGAGGACGGGATGGTGCATCCCACGAGAGCGGGCCTGCTCATGTTTGGTGAGGCGTGGCGCATCACGGATGAGTACCCCAACTACTTCCTCGACTGCCGAAGGCAGGAGTCAAGGCGGCGCTGGGACGACCGCATAAGCTCTGATGACGGGGAGTGGAGCGGAAACGTCTACGACTTCTACCGTAGGGCCTCGCCCATGCTTGCGCGGGAGCTCCCGGTGCCCTTCGAGCTGGACGCTGCGATGCATCGCGTGAGCGACACGCCGCAACACAAGGCCCTGCGCGAAGGCCTGGTCAATGCCCTTGTCCATGCCGACTACTATGGTCGCACGGGCGTGGTAGTCATACGGCGCCCTGGGAACGTCACGTTCTCAAACCCTGGGGGTCTGAGACTTGCCGCAGACGTCATCGAAGGCGGCGGCGTCTCGGACCCACGCAATCCCACGCTGTTCAAGATGTTCAACCTCATCGGGCTCGGAGAGAAGGCGGGCAGCGGCTTTGACGTTCTCAGGTACGCCGCGCGCTACGCAAGCGTCGCCGGCCCCCTCCTCGAGGAGCTTGGCGAGCCCGACCGCGTGAGGCTCACCGTTCACGTGAGCCTCACGGGCGGCATCGGAAACGACGGGGATGCCGTCGGAGGCGTCGGAAGTCATGTCGGTAATGTCGGAGATGATGTCGGAGGTAGTGTCGGAGACGTTGGAGGTCCTGAGCGACGCCCTTCTGACACCGAGGCCGTCGTGCTCGCCGAGATCCGAGCAAACCCCAAGGCCTCGGCCAAGGACATAGCCGCCAAGATCCAGCGAAGCGACAGGCAGGTGGAGCGCGCTCAGCGGTCCCTGCGCGAGGCCAAGGTCATCGAGCGCGTCGGCGGCACGCGAGGTCACTGGAAGATAAACCCTAGCTCCGGGGGCAATCTCTAA
- a CDS encoding DUF4037 domain-containing protein: MQFEELWRDLANLDEVEALALGGSRASDSHDERSDYDLYVYCNPMPQVSARRQLLTRHCQYMEIDNRFWEPEDDCTMRDGIDIDIVYRNLDAFAEGIRAVVDLHHPSNGYTTCNWHNLIRCRVLYDQDGRLRQLQKKYTVPYPHELRQNIIDRNLRLLTGNLPSYDRQIQKAIKRDDQVSVGHRTAAFMESYFDIVFAMNGLTHPGEKRMLATALKEAKVLPRDFKRNIQQLYSDLHIKPEAAMDDIRLLVDELKSCLSRA, encoded by the coding sequence ATGCAATTCGAGGAGCTGTGGAGGGACCTTGCCAATCTAGACGAGGTGGAGGCGCTTGCCTTGGGCGGTTCCAGGGCAAGCGACAGTCACGACGAGCGTTCCGACTATGACCTATACGTCTACTGCAACCCAATGCCACAGGTATCGGCAAGGCGTCAACTGCTGACACGGCACTGCCAATACATGGAGATCGACAACCGCTTCTGGGAGCCAGAGGATGACTGCACCATGAGGGACGGTATCGACATCGATATCGTTTACCGAAACCTGGACGCCTTTGCCGAGGGCATTCGCGCCGTCGTTGACCTGCACCACCCGTCCAATGGGTACACGACCTGCAACTGGCACAACCTCATCCGCTGCAGGGTCCTGTACGATCAAGACGGCCGCCTGCGTCAGCTGCAAAAGAAGTATACCGTGCCCTACCCGCACGAGCTGAGACAGAACATCATCGACCGAAACCTGCGCCTGCTGACGGGAAACCTCCCGTCCTATGACCGGCAGATACAGAAGGCGATCAAGAGGGATGACCAGGTAAGCGTGGGGCACCGAACCGCAGCCTTCATGGAGTCATACTTCGACATCGTCTTCGCGATGAACGGGCTGACCCACCCCGGCGAGAAGCGCATGCTCGCCACCGCGCTCAAGGAGGCCAAGGTCCTGCCTCGTGACTTCAAGCGCAACATCCAGCAGCTCTACTCAGACCTGCACATCAAGCCGGAAGCCGCCATGGACGACATCCGGCTGCTGGTGGACGAGCTCAAAAGCTGCCTGTCACGCGCGTAG
- a CDS encoding ABC transporter permease: MGCELLKLRRLAFPKAILALLCLFPIVLAAYASRRDGDFDALFRLVFLYGYLLLLPCALGIVGTLLLSAERDNDTLKNLLSIPVSKGQLLFAKLCVLLALAVAYAAAMFLATLAGGLAVGALPENVPVYMGSGLMLGVMALLDILPLVAVFLLAHCNKVACVVASLVYAIAGILVVNAFAAGIATSNPVAACLPRVIEFRWYLGSFAPSGMPASLAARVLSTSVALFALAGGGAAFSVVSFVLYGREEC, encoded by the coding sequence GTGGGATGTGAGCTCCTCAAGCTCAGGCGCCTGGCGTTTCCGAAGGCCATCCTGGCGCTGCTCTGTTTGTTTCCGATCGTTCTGGCGGCGTACGCCTCTCGCCGGGACGGAGACTTCGACGCGCTCTTTCGACTTGTGTTCCTCTACGGCTACCTGCTTCTCTTGCCCTGCGCGCTTGGAATTGTCGGAACCCTGCTTCTCTCGGCGGAGCGTGACAACGATACCCTCAAGAACCTGTTGTCCATCCCCGTCTCAAAAGGTCAGCTGCTCTTTGCGAAGCTCTGCGTTCTACTTGCCCTGGCAGTTGCATATGCTGCGGCCATGTTTCTCGCGACTCTGGCAGGCGGCCTGGCCGTCGGCGCCCTTCCTGAAAACGTTCCAGTCTATATGGGATCAGGTCTCATGCTTGGGGTGATGGCCCTGCTCGATATCCTCCCGCTCGTCGCCGTGTTCCTCCTCGCTCACTGCAACAAGGTGGCCTGCGTCGTCGCAAGCCTCGTCTATGCGATCGCGGGGATCCTCGTCGTCAACGCCTTTGCCGCTGGGATAGCCACCTCCAATCCGGTCGCGGCCTGCCTGCCTCGGGTCATCGAGTTTCGCTGGTATCTTGGCAGCTTCGCACCCTCGGGAATGCCCGCGTCGCTGGCGGCTCGCGTCCTGTCGACGTCTGTGGCACTTTTCGCGTTGGCGGGTGGCGGCGCGGCCTTTTCCGTTGTCTCCTTCGTGCTATACGGAAGGGAGGAGTGCTAG
- a CDS encoding ATP-binding protein, protein MSENHNIEYKSSWRDDWLKWICGFANAQGGVIYIGVDDDGNVLGLDNPHRLLEDIPNKIVSVLGIAPAVRMAGSSHGTFIEIDVDPQAFPISCKGLYYMRVGATNQLLKGAALDTFLLRRQGQSWDSAPAPDLSLDDLDKGAMDRFVDGARRRGRIPDEATFEGPGELIAHLKLMRDGYLTNAAALLFTRDPEAFVPGSSVKVGFFEGPEILYQDVVGGPVIEQVDKTIDLLYAKYLRAKISYDGIYRVERFAFPRPAVREAVVNAVAHKHYASGAPVQIRVYDDRLIVGNACVLPQGWTIESLLGLHASEPHNPKVANAFFLAGLVEGWGRGIQKIFTECKLDGIEPPEYGLAGGSLLVTFSAPASRVVRTGRDPAALGATSDDGPCDRLSWGSESDNISDNGSASDNNSDNRSDNTSGKVHEDLDKRLERLIRADSGITQLSMARQLGVARSTVALALRQLQDDGRLRRIGSRRSGEWLIDEGESGRG, encoded by the coding sequence ATGTCCGAGAACCACAACATTGAGTACAAGAGCTCCTGGCGCGATGACTGGCTCAAGTGGATCTGCGGGTTCGCAAATGCGCAGGGCGGCGTCATCTACATCGGTGTCGACGATGATGGCAACGTGCTCGGGCTCGACAACCCGCACCGGCTGCTCGAGGACATCCCCAACAAAATCGTCAGCGTCTTGGGCATAGCACCGGCCGTCCGCATGGCGGGCAGTTCGCACGGCACGTTCATCGAGATCGACGTCGATCCCCAAGCGTTTCCCATAAGCTGCAAGGGTTTGTACTACATGCGTGTGGGCGCGACCAACCAACTGCTCAAGGGGGCCGCGCTTGACACCTTTCTGCTAAGAAGGCAGGGGCAAAGCTGGGACAGTGCTCCGGCGCCCGACCTTTCGCTCGATGACCTTGACAAGGGTGCGATGGACCGCTTCGTGGACGGTGCGCGCAGGAGGGGGCGCATACCTGACGAGGCCACCTTCGAGGGGCCGGGCGAGCTCATCGCGCACCTGAAGCTCATGAGGGACGGTTACCTGACCAATGCGGCCGCCCTGCTCTTCACGCGGGACCCGGAGGCCTTCGTCCCGGGAAGTTCCGTGAAGGTCGGCTTCTTTGAGGGGCCAGAGATCCTCTACCAAGACGTCGTGGGCGGTCCTGTCATAGAGCAGGTGGACAAGACGATCGACCTGCTCTATGCTAAGTACTTGCGGGCCAAGATCTCCTATGACGGGATTTATCGCGTGGAGCGGTTCGCGTTTCCTCGTCCAGCTGTGCGTGAGGCCGTGGTGAACGCCGTGGCACATAAGCATTACGCCTCGGGCGCTCCGGTCCAGATTCGCGTATACGATGATCGCCTCATCGTTGGTAATGCATGCGTCCTCCCACAGGGTTGGACCATCGAGAGCCTCCTTGGCCTCCATGCGTCAGAGCCGCATAATCCGAAGGTCGCGAACGCGTTCTTTCTCGCTGGCCTCGTAGAAGGCTGGGGACGCGGAATTCAGAAGATATTCACCGAGTGTAAGCTCGACGGCATCGAGCCGCCCGAGTACGGTCTTGCTGGGGGCAGCCTGCTCGTCACGTTTAGCGCTCCTGCCAGCCGTGTCGTGCGGACGGGTAGGGATCCGGCCGCGCTTGGCGCGACTTCGGACGATGGGCCGTGTGACAGGCTGAGCTGGGGCAGTGAGTCGGACAATATATCGGACAACGGTAGCGCGTCGGACAATAATTCGGACAATAGATCGGACAATACGTCAGGCAAGGTGCATGAGGACCTCGACAAGAGGCTGGAGAGGCTGATTCGCGCCGATTCGGGCATCACGCAGTTATCCATGGCAAGGCAGCTGGGCGTTGCCCGCAGCACCGTCGCGCTTGCCCTGAGGCAGCTGCAGGATGACGGTCGCCTCAGGCGCATCGGTTCGAGGAGGTCGGGCGAGTGGCTTATCGACGAGGGTGAGAGCGGGAGGGGCTAG
- a CDS encoding MFS transporter, with protein sequence MAGDQLFYIALAWYCIEVSGLESTAGLVAFLGALPRTLLLLPGGVVADKRGSKHVAVRAASVRTALLSLAVAGTFLQGMSLGLLVAAATMFGVTEAFYLPSSQSMVATVGKPGSEERLQPLFSGVEKVALSVGSAFGGVCIGVLQPSGAFLIMAAASAVSAAMLALVKEGRPAPAGTDVTVVSIFAGVTTGLRKVLTRPSLRSTLILVTVAEFAASGLTGVGYAMLSSEQGWGSERMGAILSYFGIGAAMASFLVALFGTRRGAELVGPSMSIVGLAFAASGACKSPLLCALLAGVAGLGSGVSSTMLLTRFVTQAEEGQLGVSMSLLSTAVFAAAPLSYLYCSLVAGLVSVVGVFCSLGALLVLTSLRCRCMGVQETDG encoded by the coding sequence GTGGCAGGAGACCAACTTTTCTATATTGCGCTTGCGTGGTATTGCATTGAGGTTTCTGGCCTGGAGTCAACCGCCGGGCTCGTCGCGTTCCTCGGGGCCCTTCCAAGAACCCTGCTGCTACTTCCGGGAGGTGTGGTAGCCGACAAAAGAGGCAGCAAGCATGTCGCCGTGCGTGCAGCATCCGTGCGAACCGCCTTGCTCTCCCTTGCTGTTGCGGGAACGTTCCTTCAGGGCATGTCTCTTGGGCTTCTCGTTGCTGCGGCCACCATGTTCGGCGTGACCGAAGCGTTCTATCTTCCAAGCTCTCAGAGCATGGTCGCGACCGTCGGCAAGCCGGGTAGCGAGGAGAGGCTTCAGCCCCTGTTCTCCGGCGTCGAGAAGGTGGCCCTGTCCGTCGGTTCCGCGTTTGGGGGAGTGTGCATAGGCGTGCTCCAACCCTCTGGCGCATTCCTTATCATGGCGGCAGCATCTGCGGTCTCTGCGGCCATGCTTGCCCTCGTCAAGGAAGGGCGACCTGCTCCGGCGGGCACTGACGTGACCGTGGTGTCCATCTTCGCTGGTGTGACCACTGGATTGAGAAAGGTGCTGACCCGCCCGTCGCTAAGGTCGACCTTGATCCTGGTGACTGTCGCCGAATTCGCGGCGTCGGGCCTGACGGGAGTGGGCTACGCGATGCTCTCATCGGAGCAGGGCTGGGGAAGCGAGCGGATGGGGGCCATCCTTTCGTACTTTGGGATAGGCGCGGCCATGGCCTCCTTTCTCGTGGCGCTCTTTGGCACGAGACGGGGGGCGGAGCTGGTGGGGCCTTCGATGTCCATCGTCGGCCTGGCATTTGCCGCATCGGGCGCATGCAAATCTCCTCTTCTCTGCGCCCTCCTTGCAGGTGTCGCTGGGCTTGGGAGCGGCGTATCCTCGACGATGCTCCTGACGCGCTTCGTCACCCAGGCTGAGGAAGGCCAGCTGGGCGTCTCCATGTCCCTGCTCAGCACCGCAGTCTTTGCAGCCGCGCCCCTTTCCTACCTGTACTGCTCGCTCGTAGCTGGCCTCGTTTCAGTTGTGGGCGTGTTCTGCTCCCTGGGTGCACTTTTGGTTTTGACGAGCTTGCGTTGCCGATGCATGGGCGTGCAAGAGACAGACGGCTGA
- a CDS encoding sensor histidine kinase KdpD, which translates to MGIIEGCVVVLSVACAAGAIALTFRVKSQLAAAVRILEDVRGTSGNRRILAAPGQLTAPLMYEVNEVIEGCEAQLVELRKSKEASHRLMTSLSHDVRTPLTTLIGYLDAVHAGIVSNGEAQTYVETARQKAHDLKDRIDALFDWSRLSSGELTLQMGPVDVVGLTLEAVADWVPLWEEQDIAYELDMPDHAIVATLDREGYVRILNNLIQNAVSHGRANKIGISVSEQDQFLRLSVADDGVGIAERDLGHVFDRLYRCDEGRGGRGSGLGLAIVRQLATMMGGVASVTSALGKGATFTLSFPCAHQSGGGDQLGVGSPKMQA; encoded by the coding sequence ATGGGGATCATCGAAGGCTGTGTCGTCGTTCTGTCCGTGGCGTGCGCCGCCGGCGCCATCGCCTTGACCTTTCGCGTCAAGAGCCAGCTGGCTGCCGCCGTGCGCATTCTGGAAGACGTGAGGGGCACAAGCGGCAACCGTCGCATCCTCGCGGCGCCCGGACAGCTGACGGCCCCGCTTATGTACGAGGTAAACGAGGTCATCGAGGGGTGCGAGGCGCAACTCGTGGAGCTTCGCAAGTCTAAGGAGGCGAGTCACCGTCTTATGACCAGCCTGTCCCACGACGTGAGGACGCCCTTGACGACCCTGATCGGCTACCTGGACGCAGTCCATGCGGGCATCGTCTCCAACGGAGAGGCGCAAACGTACGTGGAGACGGCCCGGCAAAAGGCGCACGATCTCAAGGACCGCATCGACGCCCTCTTCGACTGGTCCAGGCTCAGCTCGGGAGAGCTGACGCTGCAGATGGGGCCGGTCGATGTGGTGGGACTCACCTTAGAGGCCGTCGCCGACTGGGTGCCCCTCTGGGAGGAGCAAGACATAGCCTATGAGCTGGACATGCCTGACCATGCGATCGTCGCGACTCTTGACCGGGAGGGCTACGTGCGCATCCTCAACAACCTCATCCAGAACGCCGTGTCCCATGGCCGGGCCAACAAGATCGGGATCTCGGTGTCGGAACAGGATCAGTTTCTGCGGCTCTCCGTCGCGGATGACGGCGTGGGCATAGCCGAGAGGGACCTCGGGCACGTCTTCGATCGGCTCTACCGCTGCGACGAGGGACGCGGCGGGAGGGGTAGTGGCCTTGGCCTGGCCATCGTCAGGCAGCTTGCGACGATGATGGGTGGGGTCGCCTCCGTCACAAGCGCTCTTGGGAAGGGTGCCACCTTCACCCTGTCCTTTCCGTGCGCGCACCAAAGCGGAGGCGGAGATCAGCTCGGTGTGGGGAGTCCGAAAATGCAAGCTTAA
- a CDS encoding superoxide dismutase yields MFEQIKLPYAYDALEPYVDALTMETHYSKHHATYTNALNAAAEKAGVAGQPIEHVLSSLDSIDESLRSALRNNGGGFYNHNLYFSIMSPTPAAEPTGVLRERIEQTFGNVDELKAQLKSAAVGRFGSGWAWLNAANDGTLSVASSPNQDNPLSEGLGVTPILGIDVWEHAYYLKYRNLRGDYVDAFFSVLDWDAVAANYTKAIA; encoded by the coding sequence ATGTTCGAGCAGATCAAGCTTCCCTACGCCTATGACGCCCTTGAGCCCTACGTCGACGCGTTGACGATGGAGACCCACTACTCCAAGCACCACGCCACCTACACCAACGCCCTCAACGCCGCTGCCGAGAAGGCCGGTGTCGCTGGACAGCCCATCGAGCACGTCCTTTCCTCCCTGGACAGCATCGACGAGTCCCTGCGTAGCGCCCTCCGCAATAACGGCGGCGGATTCTATAACCACAACCTGTACTTTTCCATCATGTCCCCCACTCCCGCCGCTGAGCCTACGGGTGTGCTAAGGGAGAGGATCGAGCAGACCTTCGGCAACGTCGACGAGCTCAAGGCGCAGCTCAAGAGCGCCGCTGTCGGACGCTTTGGCTCTGGCTGGGCGTGGCTTAACGCCGCCAATGACGGAACCCTGAGCGTCGCGTCAAGCCCCAACCAGGACAACCCCCTTAGCGAGGGCCTTGGCGTCACCCCGATCCTGGGCATTGACGTCTGGGAGCACGCCTACTACCTGAAGTACAGGAATCTACGCGGCGACTACGTTGACGCGTTCTTCTCAGTCCTTGACTGGGATGCCGTTGCCGCCAACTACACAAAGGCCATCGCATAG
- a CDS encoding ABC transporter permease: MSLRGLLCCEVTKTKRDNILLAGLAAVLLSVGYSTFQMYLGMSVGERMYFDLLSYVVVFNNTTLVLPATLALVGGHMIDREYGAGTLKSILTIPVPFQRLLVAKLLAGGLVSLLFGITSFTLTLASGTLLLRLDGVTVDGICLACWQICGMSLLCYLAVTPVIVLATRRRGLYTVGAGVAFLLSLTCLFVGSSSVSDVFPITAGYALVGYAAASETAAPLTSLAVFAGVLAITAALVRHSPSYDSLVATSAKAKGRASRKAKASQ, from the coding sequence ATGAGCCTGCGGGGACTGCTTTGCTGTGAGGTGACCAAGACAAAGCGGGACAACATCCTGCTTGCTGGGCTGGCCGCCGTCCTACTGTCGGTAGGATATTCGACCTTCCAGATGTACCTGGGCATGAGCGTAGGGGAGAGGATGTACTTCGACCTCTTGAGCTACGTGGTGGTGTTCAACAACACGACGCTCGTGCTCCCGGCGACACTCGCCCTCGTTGGGGGGCATATGATCGACCGAGAGTACGGCGCGGGCACGTTGAAGTCGATTCTGACGATCCCGGTGCCTTTTCAGAGGCTCCTCGTCGCAAAGTTACTGGCGGGGGGACTTGTATCGCTCCTGTTTGGCATCACGAGCTTCACGCTCACGCTTGCGTCTGGCACGCTTCTCCTGCGGCTCGATGGCGTCACGGTGGATGGCATATGCTTGGCCTGCTGGCAGATCTGCGGCATGTCGCTGCTGTGCTACCTTGCCGTCACGCCCGTGATCGTCCTGGCGACAAGGAGGCGCGGGCTGTACACCGTAGGTGCCGGTGTCGCGTTCCTACTGAGCCTGACCTGCCTATTCGTCGGGAGCTCAAGCGTCTCGGACGTGTTTCCCATCACGGCGGGCTACGCGCTGGTGGGGTACGCGGCCGCGAGCGAGACCGCCGCCCCGCTCACATCCCTCGCTGTCTTTGCGGGCGTCCTTGCCATCACCGCTGCGCTCGTGCGGCACTCTCCGTCATATGACTCCCTCGTCGCGACGAGCGCGAAGGCGAAGGGAAGAGCTTCCAGGAAGGCTAAGGCAAGCCAGTGA